From a region of the Rhipicephalus microplus isolate Deutch F79 chromosome X, USDA_Rmic, whole genome shotgun sequence genome:
- the LOC142775655 gene encoding uncharacterized protein LOC142775655, which translates to MLTPGFFAAAANSAPFYDAAGGMYGGTPLSLLALPASCVPDVSAKAALPAAAVARVSPEPGPGSRDELRRLVSEPDLLLASEVDVDVGFVCKKCQLVFPAEPLVVAHQRAACFAAGKPPNVGADFKPFLRLVQRAWECRRCRDRLHTAREFKFHCDSERHCGKSPNKAPEAGNN; encoded by the coding sequence ATGTTGACCCCTGGTTTCTTTGCAGCGGCGGCCAACAGCGCGCCCTTCTACGATGCGGCAGGCGGCATGTACGGAGGCACGCCGCTGTCGCTGTTGGCGCTGCCGGCGTCGTGCGTGCCGGACGTGAGCGCCAAGGCGGCCCTGCCGGCGGCCGCCGTGGCGCGTGTGTCTCCGGAGCCCGGACCGGGGTCCcgcgacgagctgcggcggctcGTGTCCGAGCCGGACCTGCTGCTCGCCTCCGAGGTGGACGTGGACGTGGGATTCGTCTGCAAGAAGTGCCAGCTCGTGTTCCCTGCCGAACCGCTGGTGGTGGCGCACCAGCGCGCCGCGTGCTTCGCGGCCGGCAAGCCGCCCAACGTGGGCGCTGACTTCAAGCCTTTTCTCAGACTGGTACAGCGCGCGTGGGAGTGCCGCCGCTGCCGCGACCGGCTCCACACCGCGCGCGAGTTCAAGTTCCACTGCGACAGTGAGCGCCACTGCGGCAAGAGCCCCAACAAGGCGCCCGAGGCCGGCAACAACTAG